The Sphingomonas naphthae nucleotide sequence AGACGATCGGCCCCACGGCCGATCCCTTCACCCATTATTGGCGGATCGTCGCCACACTCGCCGACGGCAAGACCGAGGTGTTCTGGGGCCATGCCAAATCGCTGGCCGAAGCGCGCAAGACCCGTGTCTCGGTCGTCGAGGCCGCCCGCAAGCGCGGCTGGGCGAATTACACGATCGATATCGTCGAACTGGTCGAAACCGCGCCCTGACCCGCTATAATGGACAAGCGCCGCGCCGCTGCTATGGCGCCGCCTTTCCGTCTGGAGCCCGACCATCTCGACCGACGTCCCTCTGCCGATCCGGGTGGTGGCCCTCTACCAATTCACCCGCTTCGACGATCGCGCGGGCGTCCGCGCGGGGCTGGCCGCCGTCTGTGCGCGCCGCGACATCCGGGGCACCTTGCTGGTCGCGCGCGAGGGCATCAACGGCACGATCGCGGGGAGCGACGCGGGGATCGGCCACGTCCTCGATCACATCCGCGCCCTGCCCGGCTGCGCCGCGATCGACGTGAAGGAATCGCGCGCCGCCACCCTGCCCTTCCATCGCATGAAGGTGCGCCTCAAGGCCGAGATCGTGACGATGGGCCTGCCGGACGTCGATCCGCTGGGCGGCACCGGCCATTATGTCGAGCCGGCCGACTGGAACGCCCTGATCGACGATCCCGCCACCATCCTTATCGATACGCGCAACGATTATGAGGTCGCCATCGGCACCTTCGCCGGCGCGATCGACCCGCGCACGAAAAGTTTCCGCGACTTCCCCGACTGGTTTCGAGCCTACCGCGACGAACTCACCGCCGGGGGCCAGCCGCCGAAGATCGCGATGTTCTGCACCGGCGGTATCCGCTGCGAGAAAGCCACCGCCTTCCTCAAGGCCGAGGGGCTCGACGACGTCCATCATCTGAAGGGCGGCATCCTCGCCTATCTGGAAAAGGTCGAGGCGCGGGACAGCCGCTGGCAGGGCGAATGCTTCGTGTTCGACGAGCGGGTCGCGATCGGCCACGGCCTCCAGCCCGGCAGCCACGCGCTATGCCGCGCCTGCCGGATGCCCGTCAGCCCCGAACAGCGCGCCTCCCCGCTCTATGTCGAGGGCGTGAGTTGCCCCGCCTGCCACGCTGATCGCACCGAGGATCAGCGGCGCGGCTATGCCGAACGCCACCGCCAGACCCGCCTCGCCGAAGCGCGCGGGCAGCGCCATATCGGATCGGTCGGGGGTTCGGCCGTGGACTCAGTCGCGCGCGACGAGTGACTCGATCAGGATCGCGGCGGCCAGCAGATCGGCCACGATCGGCGATCCATCGGTCACTTTCCCGGCCTCCTCGCCGCCATGGCCGGTCGTGACGAGGATGCCGCGCGCGCCCGCCGCCTTCGCCGCCCCCAGATCGGCGCGCTTGTCGCCCACCATGAACGAGCGCGCCGGATCGAGATCGAGATCGCGCGCCGCCTCCAGCAGCATCCCCGGCGCGGGCTTGCGGCAATCGCAGACATCCTCCGGCCCGTGCGGGCAGAGATACCAGCCGGCGATCTCCACGCCCTCGGCCGCCAGATATTCGCCGACCCGCGCATTGACCGCCTCGGCCGCCGCGCGATCGAAATAGCCCCGGCCGATGCCCGACTGGTTGGTGACGACCACCAGCGGCCACCCCTGCCCCGCCAGCCGCCGCAGCCCTTCGGCGGCATTGGTTTCCAGCTCGACGCCGTCGGGATCGGCCAGATAGTCGCGCTCGACGATGATCGTGCCGTCGCGGTCCAGGAAGATCGCCGGCCGGCTCATCCGATCAGCTCCAGCGCGGCCGCGCGCACCTGCTCGGGCAGGATCGCCGCCACGCCGCGCATGTCGTGCACCACGCGATGCCCCTGGCCATAAGGGTGCCATTTGCGCGGCCGGTTGAAATTGCCGAAGATGCCCACCGTCCGCGTGCCGCCCGCCGCCGCCAGATGCAGCGGCCCGCTGTCATGGCCGATGAACAATCTGGCGCCGCCCAGCGCGGCGGCGGATTCGCGCGGCTTCAGCCGGCCGCACAGATCGACGCTCGGCCCCGGCCATTCCGCCAGCACCGCCGCCGACCGCGCCGAATCCTCGGCCGCGCCCACCGCGACCAGCCCATGCCCCGGAAAGGCGGGCGCGAGCGAGGCCAGCAGCGCCGACCAGTTCGCATCGCCCCAATCCTTCGACGCGTCCTTGCCGCCCAGATTGATGCCGATGAAGGGTGCATCGCCCAGCGGCGCCAGCGCGGTCGCCGCCGCCGCTTTCTCGGCCGCCGTCAACCGTAGATCCCAGCCATCGGCCGCATGCGGATCGACGACACCCAAAGGCGCCATCGTCCGCGCCAGCCGCTCGACCTCGGGCTCTTCCTCGCCGGTCGCGGGATCGATGCGGTTGTCGTGCAGGTCTGCGGTGACGGGCGCGCACAGCACCGTCTTGATCCCCGCCAGCCGGAAGAAGGCGATGTCGCGCCGCACATTCTTCAACCCGCGCGCCGCCGCCAGATAGACGAGCGTATCCGCCCCCGTCTTGCGCAGCGCCCGCGCCACCCGCCACAGCTTCAGCGGCGATCGCGTGCCGACCGGATAGTCGATCACCCCGTCGATCAGCCCGCCCGGCCCCAGGATGATCTCCAGCGCCGCCGCCTTGGACGAGATCGGCACGTTGGTCAGCACCAGCCGCCGCCGCCCCGGAAAGGCCCGCTCGATCGCGTGGAAGCAGGGCAGCGCCACGACGGTGTCGCCGAGGCTGCCGAGGCGATAGATCAGGATCGGGGCATCGTTGGCCATGGGATCAGCGATAGCGATCCTCGCGGCCGAGATGCTCGAACACATAGTCCGCCACCCCGTCCTCCAGCGACGTCGCCGGCGCGTCATAGCCCATGCCGCGCAGCTTCCCCATCTCCGCCTCGGTGAAGTATTGATATCGATCGCGGATCGATTCCGGCATCTCGATATATTCGACGTCGACGGCCTTGTTCATCACCCGGCCGAGCGCCTTGGCGATATCCAGGAAGGACCGCGCCTCTCCCGATCCGATGTTGAACACGCCATTGTCGAACTTGTTATCGAGCAGCCACAGGATCGACCGCGTGCAATCGCGGACATAGACGAAGTCGCGCCGCTGATCGCCGTCGGCGATGCCGTCGCGATACGACTTGAACAGCCGCACCTTTTCGCCGGCCGTCACCTGCGCGTGCAGCTTGCACGCGACCGACATCATGTCGTCCTTGTGATATTCGTTCGGGCCATAGACGTTGAAGAACTTGAGCCCGGCCCATTGCGGCGGCGTCGGCTCGCCCGCCGCCACCCGCTCGGCGAAGATCACGTCGGTCGCCTTCTTGCTCCACCCATAAGCGTTGAGCGGCTGGAGCGCCTGCTGCGCGGCGAGGCTGTCGTCGTCGGTGAAGCCCGTCTCGATCCCGCCATAGGTCGCGGCCGACGAGGCGTAGATCAGCGGCACCTGATGCTTGGTGCACCAGTCCCACAGCGCGACCGTATAATTGATGTTGAGATCGACGAGCCTGTCCACGTCGCGCTCGGTCGTCGCCGAGATGGCGCCCATGTGGATCACCGCGCGGATCTCGGCGGCGTGCGCGTCGAGGAAGGGAAGGATCACCTCCGGCTTCACGAAATGGCGGATGCGCCGCTTGGCCAGATTGCGCCACCGCTCGTCGGTGCCGAACCAGTCCACCACCGCGATCGGCCCGTCCCCCCGCGCCTCGAGATCCGCGACGATATTCGAGCCGATGAACCCGGCGGCCCCTGT carries:
- a CDS encoding glycosyltransferase family 9 protein, yielding MANDAPILIYRLGSLGDTVVALPCFHAIERAFPGRRRLVLTNVPISSKAAALEIILGPGGLIDGVIDYPVGTRSPLKLWRVARALRKTGADTLVYLAAARGLKNVRRDIAFFRLAGIKTVLCAPVTADLHDNRIDPATGEEEPEVERLARTMAPLGVVDPHAADGWDLRLTAAEKAAAATALAPLGDAPFIGINLGGKDASKDWGDANWSALLASLAPAFPGHGLVAVGAAEDSARSAAVLAEWPGPSVDLCGRLKPRESAAALGGARLFIGHDSGPLHLAAAGGTRTVGIFGNFNRPRKWHPYGQGHRVVHDMRGVAAILPEQVRAAALELIG
- a CDS encoding D-glycero-alpha-D-manno-heptose-1,7-bisphosphate 7-phosphatase — protein: MSRPAIFLDRDGTIIVERDYLADPDGVELETNAAEGLRRLAGQGWPLVVVTNQSGIGRGYFDRAAAEAVNARVGEYLAAEGVEIAGWYLCPHGPEDVCDCRKPAPGMLLEAARDLDLDPARSFMVGDKRADLGAAKAAGARGILVTTGHGGEEAGKVTDGSPIVADLLAAAILIESLVARD
- the rfaD gene encoding ADP-glyceromanno-heptose 6-epimerase, whose translation is MIVVTGAAGFIGSNIVADLEARGDGPIAVVDWFGTDERWRNLAKRRIRHFVKPEVILPFLDAHAAEIRAVIHMGAISATTERDVDRLVDLNINYTVALWDWCTKHQVPLIYASSAATYGGIETGFTDDDSLAAQQALQPLNAYGWSKKATDVIFAERVAAGEPTPPQWAGLKFFNVYGPNEYHKDDMMSVACKLHAQVTAGEKVRLFKSYRDGIADGDQRRDFVYVRDCTRSILWLLDNKFDNGVFNIGSGEARSFLDIAKALGRVMNKAVDVEYIEMPESIRDRYQYFTEAEMGKLRGMGYDAPATSLEDGVADYVFEHLGREDRYR
- a CDS encoding rhodanese-related sulfurtransferase, with the translated sequence MALYQFTRFDDRAGVRAGLAAVCARRDIRGTLLVAREGINGTIAGSDAGIGHVLDHIRALPGCAAIDVKESRAATLPFHRMKVRLKAEIVTMGLPDVDPLGGTGHYVEPADWNALIDDPATILIDTRNDYEVAIGTFAGAIDPRTKSFRDFPDWFRAYRDELTAGGQPPKIAMFCTGGIRCEKATAFLKAEGLDDVHHLKGGILAYLEKVEARDSRWQGECFVFDERVAIGHGLQPGSHALCRACRMPVSPEQRASPLYVEGVSCPACHADRTEDQRRGYAERHRQTRLAEARGQRHIGSVGGSAVDSVARDE